The sequence below is a genomic window from bacterium.
GACGTGTCCCCGCCATTGAGATCATGATCGGATCGGCCGCCATCCGCGAGGCGATCCTCGATCCGGAGAAGACCGGCCTGATCCAGGACCTGATCGAAAGCGGTGTGACCCAGTACGGCATGCAGACCTTCGACCAGTCGATCATGAAGTGGTACCGGCAGAACGTGATCTCCTATGAGACCGCGATCGCCGCCGCCTCCAGCCCGGAGGATTTCGAATTGCGCCTGCGCGGGATCGTCGGCGCCGCCGACCGCGGCTGGCAGGAGTTCGAACGTCAGAATTCGATGTAACACA
It includes:
- a CDS encoding type IV pili twitching motility protein PilT, with the translated sequence RVPAIEIMIGSAAIREAILDPEKTGLIQDLIESGVTQYGMQTFDQSIMKWYRQNVISYETAIAAASSPEDFELRLRGIVGAADRGWQEFERQNSM